A genome region from Prinia subflava isolate CZ2003 ecotype Zambia chromosome 12, Cam_Psub_1.2, whole genome shotgun sequence includes the following:
- the SAPCD2 gene encoding suppressor APC domain-containing protein 2 isoform X2, protein MAGAPVRRQPIGARHSSPPANRRGGADLGVTLGEAAMAPERGERSFPAGTEGLPRVFLQSLRTLFDILDDRRRGYVHLREIESRWRGAEARELPAGVMEGLRQAAPASGYLTFERFVWGLRAALPGAELPMEGGSSGRRSVEKPPSPRCSEERRGKSTRQREAGHGQPRGRGGDAKSAGQSQGDSDHPGAGDTQRHQRGRAEHRRHTITNGVDFSMGLELIDRAREWYHQRIQLMQEHQRLLGKKRTSADFPEGGQTHLGHLVPKLQEVNRCLDDLLSTAGKTANPSSALSRLVPVTSPASTGSQQVINMLKEQNRLLTKEVTDKSEHITQLEQEKSALIKQLFEAHAHNNHEMSQLDSTFI, encoded by the exons ATGGCCGGAGCGCCTGTCCGCCGCCAGCCAATTGGAGCGCGGCACTCCTCGCCGCCAGCCAATAGGCGTGGGGGGGCGGACCTTGGAGTAACGCTCGGAGAGGCGGCGATGGCCCCGGAGCGCGGTGAGCGCTCGTTCCCCGCCGGTACCGAGGGTCTTCCCCGGGttttcctgcagagcctgcgGACTCTTTTCGATATCCTGGATGACCGGCGGCGGGGTTACGTGCACCTACGGGAGATCGAGTCGCGGTGGCGGGGGGCGGAAGCCCGGGAGCTGCCCGCCGGGGTGATGGAGGGGCTGAGGCAGGCGGCGCCGGCCAGCGGGTACCTCACCTTCGAGAGGTTCGTTTGGGGGCTGCGGGCGGCCCTGCCTGGCGCTGAGCTCCCGATGGAGGGTGGCAGCAGCGGACGGCGGAGCGTGGAGAAGCCGCCAAGCCCTCGCTGTTCCGAGGAGCGGCGGGGAAAGAGCACCCGGCAGCGGGAAGCGGGGCACGGCCAGCCCCGAGGCCGCG GTGGTGATGCAAAGTCTGCTGGGCAGTCCCAGGGAGACAGTGACCACccgggggctggggacactcagAGGCATCAGAGAGGCCGTGCAGAACACCGGAGACACACCATCACCAATGGCGTGGACTTCAGCATG ggcctggagcttATAGACCGGGCTCGAGAGTGGTACCACCAGCGCATCCAGCTCATGCAGGAGCACCAGCGACTCCTGGGGAAGAAGAGAACCAGTGCT GATTTCCCTGAGGGTGGCCAGACCCACCTGGGGCACCTGGTCCCCAAGCTGCAGGAGGTGAACCGCTGCCTGGATGACCTTCTTTCCACTGCTGGCAAG ACAGCAAACCCCTCCTCAGCCCTTAGCAGGCTGGTCCCTGTGACATCCCCAGCCTCCACAGGCTCCCAGCAAGTCATCAACATGCTGAAGGAGCAGAATCGGCTTCTCACCAAG GAGGTGACTGACAAGAGCGAGCACATCACCCAGTTGGAGCAGGAGAAATCTGCCCTGATCAAGCAGCTTTTTGAGGCTCATGCCCACAACAACCATGAGATGAGCCAGCTGGACTCCACCTTCATCTAG
- the SAPCD2 gene encoding suppressor APC domain-containing protein 2 isoform X1, whose protein sequence is MAGAPVRRQPIGARHSSPPANRRGGADLGVTLGEAAMAPERGERSFPAGTEGLPRVFLQSLRTLFDILDDRRRGYVHLREIESRWRGAEARELPAGVMEGLRQAAPASGYLTFERFVWGLRAALPGAELPMEGGSSGRRSVEKPPSPRCSEERRGKSTRQREAGHGQPRGRGGDAKSAGQSQGDSDHPGAGDTQRHQRGRAEHRRHTITNGVDFSMLKYMKELEQEKDFLLQGLELIDRAREWYHQRIQLMQEHQRLLGKKRTSADFPEGGQTHLGHLVPKLQEVNRCLDDLLSTAGKTANPSSALSRLVPVTSPASTGSQQVINMLKEQNRLLTKEVTDKSEHITQLEQEKSALIKQLFEAHAHNNHEMSQLDSTFI, encoded by the exons ATGGCCGGAGCGCCTGTCCGCCGCCAGCCAATTGGAGCGCGGCACTCCTCGCCGCCAGCCAATAGGCGTGGGGGGGCGGACCTTGGAGTAACGCTCGGAGAGGCGGCGATGGCCCCGGAGCGCGGTGAGCGCTCGTTCCCCGCCGGTACCGAGGGTCTTCCCCGGGttttcctgcagagcctgcgGACTCTTTTCGATATCCTGGATGACCGGCGGCGGGGTTACGTGCACCTACGGGAGATCGAGTCGCGGTGGCGGGGGGCGGAAGCCCGGGAGCTGCCCGCCGGGGTGATGGAGGGGCTGAGGCAGGCGGCGCCGGCCAGCGGGTACCTCACCTTCGAGAGGTTCGTTTGGGGGCTGCGGGCGGCCCTGCCTGGCGCTGAGCTCCCGATGGAGGGTGGCAGCAGCGGACGGCGGAGCGTGGAGAAGCCGCCAAGCCCTCGCTGTTCCGAGGAGCGGCGGGGAAAGAGCACCCGGCAGCGGGAAGCGGGGCACGGCCAGCCCCGAGGCCGCG GTGGTGATGCAAAGTCTGCTGGGCAGTCCCAGGGAGACAGTGACCACccgggggctggggacactcagAGGCATCAGAGAGGCCGTGCAGAACACCGGAGACACACCATCACCAATGGCGTGGACTTCAGCATG ctgaAGTACATGAAGGAGCTGGAACAAGAGAAGGATTTCCTgttgcagggcctggagcttATAGACCGGGCTCGAGAGTGGTACCACCAGCGCATCCAGCTCATGCAGGAGCACCAGCGACTCCTGGGGAAGAAGAGAACCAGTGCT GATTTCCCTGAGGGTGGCCAGACCCACCTGGGGCACCTGGTCCCCAAGCTGCAGGAGGTGAACCGCTGCCTGGATGACCTTCTTTCCACTGCTGGCAAG ACAGCAAACCCCTCCTCAGCCCTTAGCAGGCTGGTCCCTGTGACATCCCCAGCCTCCACAGGCTCCCAGCAAGTCATCAACATGCTGAAGGAGCAGAATCGGCTTCTCACCAAG GAGGTGACTGACAAGAGCGAGCACATCACCCAGTTGGAGCAGGAGAAATCTGCCCTGATCAAGCAGCTTTTTGAGGCTCATGCCCACAACAACCATGAGATGAGCCAGCTGGACTCCACCTTCATCTAG